The following proteins are co-located in the Alcaligenes faecalis genome:
- a CDS encoding AI-2E family transporter, which produces MSTRPNLQFRTFLLLLAAVSAAFIWILLPFYGAIFWGAVLAILFTPLQRKLLAKTKGRRSLSALISLLVIVLIVIIPVILISMSLVQQIASLYELMNSGQLNPGAYLQKILNALPPSVHDFAARFGLHDTASLQEKFSQFAVQGGQFLTKQALNVGQNTFQFLVSLGIMLYMLFFLLRDGVELGRHYRQLIPLSENQKTHLFRKFTTVVRATVKGNIAVAATQGALGGIMFWFLGIQGALFWGVLMAVLSLLPAVGASLIWAPVAIYFFVSGHYVPGIILTAFGILVIGLVDNLLRPLLVGKDTKIPDYVILISTLGGLSIFGLNGFVIGPLIAAMFIACWDLFPSAISARVEAEEQDNHSN; this is translated from the coding sequence ATGTCCACCCGGCCAAATTTACAATTTCGTACTTTTTTGCTTTTACTGGCCGCTGTCTCCGCTGCCTTTATCTGGATACTTCTTCCCTTTTACGGCGCCATCTTCTGGGGTGCCGTTCTGGCCATTTTGTTTACGCCTTTGCAACGCAAGCTGCTGGCCAAAACAAAAGGCCGGCGTTCACTGTCTGCCCTGATCAGTTTGCTGGTCATTGTGTTGATCGTCATTATTCCGGTCATCCTGATCTCCATGTCATTGGTTCAACAAATCGCCTCTCTGTACGAGTTGATGAATAGCGGCCAGTTGAACCCCGGTGCATATTTGCAGAAGATCCTCAATGCCCTGCCCCCAAGCGTGCATGACTTTGCCGCCCGTTTCGGCCTGCATGACACCGCCTCCCTGCAAGAGAAGTTTTCCCAGTTTGCCGTACAAGGTGGCCAGTTCCTGACCAAACAAGCCCTGAACGTAGGCCAGAACACCTTCCAGTTCCTGGTCAGCCTGGGCATCATGCTGTACATGTTGTTCTTCCTGCTGCGTGATGGCGTGGAACTGGGCCGTCACTACCGCCAACTGATTCCCTTGAGCGAGAACCAGAAAACCCACCTGTTTCGTAAATTCACCACCGTGGTGCGTGCCACCGTCAAAGGCAATATTGCCGTGGCGGCCACTCAAGGTGCGCTGGGCGGGATCATGTTCTGGTTCCTGGGCATTCAGGGCGCCTTGTTCTGGGGGGTGCTGATGGCCGTCCTGTCCTTGTTGCCCGCTGTGGGTGCCTCGCTGATCTGGGCTCCCGTTGCCATCTATTTCTTTGTCTCGGGCCACTACGTCCCCGGCATTATCCTGACGGCCTTCGGTATATTGGTCATTGGCCTGGTCGATAACCTGCTGCGCCCCTTATTGGTGGGTAAAGACACCAAGATCCCAGACTACGTGATCCTGATCTCCACCCTGGGCGGTTTGTCGATTTTCGGCCTGAACGGCTTTGTGATTGGCCCGTTGATCGCCGCCATGTTCATTGCCTGCTGGGATCTGTTCCCCTCGGCTATCAGCGCCCGCGTTGAAGCTGAAGAACAGGATAATCACAGCAACTAA
- a CDS encoding Na/Pi cotransporter family protein: protein MMLLSEGLVAFAGGSLKQILLAFTGRPIKAFASGALITALAQSSTATTVTLIGFVSAGLISFTQAIGVVIGASLGNTATGWIVSGLGLKVDLGFYTLPLLGLGALLKLLAPGRYKELGRALAGFGTLFLGLSMLQDGMQGLAASFSLAHLPTEGYGAHFLIMLTGLALTAVLQSSTAAIAMTLTALDAGAVSFDQAAAVVVGASIGTTLTGILVAIGGTIYAKRTAIAYILFNVLAGLLGLLILPVFLKAMYATGSYINIPPGALGLAAFHSLFIGLGAALCLPFTQQFARWVQRLVPDRAARPQHHLDDSLLQVPALALETAQRTLEELAQRLLNLYQHNLNMSRPDTATADLQQIESVLDQAYEFVLRIPSAADDPAVASRISALLHTIDHMHRLRSRLHNPPDTDLQDSRYQQAQTLATELNTLAQESLHGQAPADWLEQIQAKAHTLTERLSATRVQLLTAPQGHDDASRTLRITDTLRWFERSSQHVWRSSYYLNLARQTER from the coding sequence ATGATGCTGCTGTCCGAAGGACTGGTGGCGTTTGCAGGCGGCTCTCTCAAGCAGATTCTGCTGGCCTTTACCGGCAGACCGATCAAGGCCTTTGCTTCAGGCGCACTGATTACGGCCCTGGCCCAATCCTCTACCGCCACGACCGTCACGCTGATCGGCTTTGTCAGTGCGGGACTGATTTCGTTTACACAAGCCATTGGTGTGGTCATCGGTGCCAGCCTGGGTAATACAGCGACCGGCTGGATCGTCTCCGGCCTGGGGCTAAAAGTAGACCTGGGGTTTTATACCCTGCCACTCCTTGGTTTGGGTGCTCTGCTCAAACTGCTGGCCCCCGGTCGCTACAAAGAACTTGGCCGTGCGCTGGCAGGTTTTGGCACCCTGTTTCTGGGACTGAGCATGTTGCAAGACGGCATGCAAGGACTGGCAGCCAGTTTCAGCCTGGCTCATCTGCCTACGGAAGGCTACGGCGCTCATTTTCTGATCATGTTGACCGGCCTGGCCCTGACCGCCGTGCTGCAATCGTCAACGGCTGCCATTGCCATGACCTTGACCGCCCTGGATGCCGGAGCTGTCAGCTTTGATCAGGCCGCCGCCGTTGTCGTGGGTGCCTCCATCGGTACCACCCTGACCGGCATCCTGGTCGCCATCGGTGGCACTATCTACGCCAAGCGCACGGCCATCGCCTACATCCTGTTCAACGTCCTTGCCGGTCTCTTGGGGCTACTGATCCTTCCTGTGTTTCTGAAAGCCATGTACGCCACCGGCTCCTATATCAACATTCCACCCGGCGCACTGGGCTTGGCCGCATTCCACAGCTTGTTCATCGGCCTGGGTGCTGCCTTGTGCCTGCCCTTTACCCAGCAGTTTGCCCGTTGGGTACAACGTCTGGTGCCAGATCGCGCTGCCCGCCCCCAACACCACCTGGACGACAGCTTGCTGCAAGTGCCGGCCCTGGCCCTGGAAACCGCACAACGCACCCTGGAGGAGCTGGCGCAGCGCCTCCTGAATCTGTATCAGCACAACCTGAACATGAGCCGTCCCGACACCGCTACCGCCGACTTACAACAAATCGAAAGCGTGCTGGATCAAGCCTACGAATTTGTACTGCGCATCCCCAGCGCAGCCGATGATCCTGCCGTTGCCTCCCGCATCAGCGCGCTCTTGCACACCATTGATCACATGCATCGCCTACGCAGCCGCCTGCACAATCCTCCTGACACCGATCTGCAGGACAGTCGTTACCAACAGGCCCAAACCTTGGCCACCGAACTCAATACCCTGGCCCAGGAAAGCCTGCACGGACAAGCCCCTGCCGATTGGCTCGAGCAAATACAAGCCAAAGCCCATACCCTGACAGAACGCTTGAGCGCCACTCGCGTTCAGCTTCTGACCGCCCCACAAGGCCATGACGACGCCTCTCGCACCCTACGTATCACGGACACCCTGCGCTGGTTTGAACGCAGCAGCCAACACGTCTGGCGCAGCAGCTATTACTTGAACCTGGCCCGTCAAACGGAGCGGTAA
- a CDS encoding porin — translation MKKTILAALLMPVLAAPAYAASNVTLYGVVDTGLGYERWKGSDLNGGEVKQSRFGLYDQGWMGNRWGLKGSEDLGGGLKANFVLESGFDLSTGNMRQGRLFGRQATIGLSGDSWGRVDLGRQTTVTSLYVAGVASPFGGNGYQYGVGAAFNAANTVRYDNMLAYQSPEFSGFQFGAGYSFNTNGTQKWDRSGLTGNAINSDEANVKAFSVAMRYSDGPLKAALSFDQARYGSAREQGGNLVAADSGTVSAWSLAASYQFSFATVHAAFGQSRNGYIGGSLQTEQFGPGLHKDLKVNSYALGVTVPTGKAGSVLASWTMADPRSTPRSTDDAKTQHVFSAGYLYNLSKRTNLYAIGSYARNIGYYNDLKSTVATVGMTHRF, via the coding sequence ATGAAAAAAACTATCTTGGCAGCCTTGTTGATGCCTGTGTTGGCGGCTCCCGCCTATGCTGCATCGAACGTGACTTTGTACGGTGTGGTGGATACTGGCCTGGGGTATGAGCGGTGGAAAGGGAGCGACCTGAATGGCGGCGAAGTCAAACAAAGCCGTTTTGGTCTGTATGACCAGGGTTGGATGGGGAATCGCTGGGGTCTGAAGGGCAGCGAGGATTTGGGTGGCGGCCTGAAAGCCAACTTTGTGCTGGAAAGCGGCTTTGACTTGAGCACTGGCAATATGCGTCAAGGCCGCTTGTTTGGACGTCAAGCGACGATTGGCTTGAGTGGGGATTCCTGGGGGCGTGTGGATCTGGGCCGTCAAACCACCGTCACTTCCTTGTACGTTGCCGGTGTGGCCAGTCCCTTTGGTGGTAACGGCTACCAGTATGGTGTCGGTGCCGCATTTAACGCCGCCAATACGGTTCGTTATGACAATATGCTTGCCTACCAAAGTCCCGAGTTCTCCGGCTTCCAGTTCGGCGCTGGCTATTCGTTCAATACCAATGGTACTCAAAAGTGGGATCGCAGCGGTTTAACGGGCAATGCCATCAACAGCGACGAGGCGAATGTCAAAGCCTTTAGCGTCGCCATGCGCTATAGCGATGGTCCGTTGAAGGCGGCCTTGAGTTTTGATCAGGCCCGTTATGGTTCGGCCCGTGAGCAAGGCGGCAATCTGGTTGCGGCTGATAGTGGCACTGTCAGCGCCTGGAGCCTGGCGGCCAGCTACCAATTCAGCTTTGCCACGGTGCATGCTGCCTTTGGTCAAAGCCGTAATGGTTATATCGGTGGCTCGCTGCAAACTGAACAGTTTGGTCCCGGCCTGCATAAAGACCTGAAGGTCAACTCCTACGCGCTGGGTGTGACCGTACCGACCGGCAAGGCTGGTTCGGTTTTGGCTTCCTGGACGATGGCTGATCCACGTTCCACGCCGCGCAGTACCGATGATGCCAAGACTCAGCATGTGTTCAGTGCAGGCTACTTGTACAACCTGTCCAAGCGCACCAATCTGTACGCCATTGGCTCTTATGCACGCAACATCGGCTACTACAACGACTTGAAGAGCACAGTTGCCACGGTGGGTATGACGCACCGTTTCTGA
- a CDS encoding DMT family transporter: MQASQSPGAQRSSFLIGLALSGGGSILFSAKAVVAKLTYQYDVNALTVIGFRMLLSLPFFLAIALWQVKKVRQGKLAALTGRQKLELVVLGFLGYYLASLLDFIGLEYISAGLERLILFLSPTFVLMFSAVFLKRRILPKQWLALALAYLGVGLVFIQDLSLTGDDVLLGALCVLGSAISYAIYLIGSGELLKAIGSTRLVAYAMSFSAVYTLIHFFAVLGWQGLVQPAPVYGLSMIHAVCNTVLPTFMTMWAVERIGAPMSAQMGLIGPVSVLFLANWFLGEPITLMQLLGTAFVLSGAMVLSRR; this comes from the coding sequence ATGCAAGCTAGTCAAAGCCCCGGTGCGCAACGCAGTTCCTTTTTAATTGGGCTGGCGCTGTCGGGGGGCGGCTCTATTCTTTTCTCGGCCAAGGCGGTCGTTGCCAAGCTGACCTACCAATACGATGTCAACGCCTTGACTGTTATTGGTTTCCGAATGCTTTTGTCGCTGCCTTTCTTTTTGGCCATCGCGCTATGGCAGGTAAAGAAGGTACGTCAGGGCAAGTTGGCGGCGCTGACCGGACGTCAGAAGCTGGAGCTGGTGGTATTGGGTTTTCTGGGCTATTACCTGGCCAGTTTGCTGGACTTCATTGGTCTTGAATATATTTCGGCAGGACTGGAACGCTTGATTCTGTTTTTGTCCCCCACTTTTGTGCTGATGTTCTCCGCCGTTTTTCTGAAACGACGGATTTTGCCTAAGCAATGGCTGGCTCTGGCGCTGGCTTATCTGGGGGTAGGGCTGGTTTTTATACAAGACTTGAGCCTGACGGGGGATGATGTATTGCTGGGCGCGCTTTGTGTGCTGGGCTCGGCCATTTCCTATGCCATTTACTTGATTGGCTCCGGCGAGTTGCTCAAAGCGATTGGCTCTACACGGCTGGTAGCCTATGCCATGTCTTTCTCGGCGGTCTATACCCTGATCCATTTTTTTGCCGTGCTTGGCTGGCAGGGTTTGGTACAGCCCGCCCCTGTTTATGGTCTGTCCATGATCCACGCGGTTTGTAATACGGTCTTGCCCACCTTCATGACGATGTGGGCCGTGGAGCGTATTGGCGCACCCATGAGTGCGCAAATGGGATTGATTGGCCCGGTCTCGGTCTTGTTTCTGGCGAACTGGTTTCTGGGGGAACCGATTACGCTCATGCAATTGCTGGGGACGGCCTTTGTACTTAGCGGCGCGATGGTCTTGAGCCGCCGCTAA
- a CDS encoding patatin-like phospholipase family protein → MNTVPTPQAQDVPAFARPSYLPPYETVALVLQGGGALGAYQAGVYEGLLEAGIEPDCLSGISIGALNTAIIAGNPPERQVERLREFWNTICEPYFGWSGPACLERALFGINDVMREAISAFNASNALVLGQRGFFRPRFPPPMQATPGVPEGASYYDTSALKDTLERLCDFDRINDKRQRISVGAVNVGTGNFVYFDNHRTTLRAEHFMASGALPPAFAPVEIDGQYYWDGGLVSNTPLSYVLDQSPRRDTLVFQVDLWSARGPVPNNMGEVSDRLNEIRYSSRTRMVTEDMRHSQYMRHILSELLALIPEDQRKDLLPCRLAEELASNKRYNVVHLIYRNQPYEQHYKDYQFGRMTMREHWRSGLDDIRQTLIHRDKLNMPENLAGFTTYDVHRDEIEKRLANNGK, encoded by the coding sequence ATGAATACTGTTCCTACGCCACAAGCGCAAGATGTTCCCGCTTTTGCCCGCCCCTCTTATTTGCCACCCTACGAAACCGTAGCCCTGGTACTGCAAGGCGGTGGGGCGTTGGGGGCCTACCAAGCCGGCGTGTATGAAGGTTTGCTGGAAGCAGGTATCGAGCCTGATTGCTTGTCCGGCATCTCTATTGGAGCCTTGAACACCGCGATTATTGCAGGCAATCCCCCCGAACGACAGGTAGAACGCCTGCGGGAATTCTGGAACACCATTTGCGAACCCTACTTTGGTTGGTCAGGCCCGGCCTGCCTGGAGCGCGCCCTCTTTGGCATTAACGATGTCATGCGCGAGGCCATCAGCGCCTTCAATGCCAGCAACGCCCTGGTCTTGGGGCAGCGCGGCTTTTTCCGCCCCCGCTTCCCCCCACCCATGCAAGCCACACCGGGCGTTCCCGAAGGGGCCAGCTATTACGACACCAGCGCGCTGAAAGACACGCTGGAGCGTTTGTGCGACTTTGATCGCATTAACGACAAACGCCAGCGCATCTCGGTAGGCGCGGTCAACGTGGGCACGGGCAACTTTGTGTACTTTGACAACCATCGCACCACATTACGGGCCGAACACTTCATGGCCTCGGGCGCCCTGCCCCCAGCGTTCGCCCCTGTGGAAATTGATGGTCAGTATTACTGGGACGGTGGCCTGGTGTCCAACACGCCGCTGTCTTATGTGCTGGATCAGTCCCCTCGCCGGGACACCCTGGTGTTTCAAGTGGACTTGTGGAGTGCGCGTGGCCCGGTGCCCAATAATATGGGCGAAGTCAGTGACCGTCTGAACGAGATCCGCTACTCCAGCCGTACACGTATGGTGACCGAAGACATGCGCCATTCGCAGTACATGCGCCATATCTTGTCGGAGCTGCTTGCCCTGATCCCCGAAGATCAACGCAAAGACCTGCTGCCTTGCCGTCTGGCCGAAGAGCTGGCCAGCAACAAACGCTACAACGTGGTGCACCTGATTTATCGCAACCAGCCCTACGAGCAACATTACAAGGATTATCAGTTTGGCCGCATGACCATGCGTGAACACTGGCGCAGTGGCCTGGATGATATTCGCCAGACGCTGATCCACCGGGACAAGCTGAATATGCCTGAAAACCTGGCCGGCTTTACCACCTACGACGTACACCGCGACGAAATCGAAAAACGGCTGGCCAACAACGGCAAGTAA
- a CDS encoding LysR substrate-binding domain-containing protein, whose amino-acid sequence MNAISIRQLEVFVGIATLGTVRACAANIHLSQPAASMALAELEKQLDCPLFERTPGRMLLTSRGKQLLPHAREILERLREMQSQQDERELRGEIRIGASNTVGNYLIGDLVGPFVRQHPRVSLHVSVDNTANIINQLLEHSCDIACVEGPVNHPQLETWIWRDDALVVCAAPDHPLVTQATLEKKDFAGMSWIMRERGSASRALTEQALNVLPSGHVLMELGQVEAIKQAVIAGLGLACLPQAATLDAVANQRLRILNTPFLDLKRRLSLVLHKERYRSQVLSAFAEHLHSPDSGSSTSEN is encoded by the coding sequence ATGAATGCGATCAGCATCAGACAACTAGAAGTGTTTGTCGGTATTGCCACTTTAGGCACGGTGCGCGCGTGTGCAGCCAACATTCACTTGTCCCAACCTGCCGCCAGCATGGCTTTGGCCGAACTGGAAAAGCAACTGGATTGCCCCTTGTTTGAACGCACGCCAGGGCGCATGCTGCTGACCAGCCGTGGCAAACAATTACTGCCGCACGCGCGCGAAATTCTGGAGCGTCTGCGGGAGATGCAAAGCCAGCAGGACGAACGCGAGCTACGTGGCGAAATCCGTATCGGAGCCAGCAATACGGTTGGCAATTACCTGATCGGGGACTTGGTGGGGCCGTTTGTACGCCAGCACCCGCGCGTGTCCCTGCATGTGTCGGTGGACAACACGGCCAACATCATCAACCAGTTGCTGGAGCACAGTTGCGATATTGCTTGCGTGGAAGGCCCGGTCAACCATCCGCAACTGGAAACCTGGATCTGGCGCGACGATGCGCTGGTGGTCTGCGCCGCCCCCGATCATCCGCTGGTCACCCAAGCCACGTTGGAAAAAAAGGACTTTGCGGGCATGAGTTGGATCATGCGCGAACGTGGCTCGGCCTCCCGCGCGCTGACTGAACAAGCCCTGAATGTGCTGCCCAGTGGACATGTGCTAATGGAGCTGGGCCAGGTGGAGGCGATCAAGCAGGCCGTCATCGCCGGGCTGGGTCTGGCCTGCCTGCCACAAGCGGCCACCCTGGATGCGGTTGCCAATCAGCGACTACGCATCCTGAATACCCCCTTTCTGGATTTAAAGCGCCGCTTGTCGCTGGTGCTGCACAAGGAACGCTACCGCAGCCAGGTGTTAAGCGCCTTTGCGGAACATCTGCACAGCCCGGACTCTGGTTCAAGCACATCGGAAAATTGA
- a CDS encoding YeiH family protein — translation MSSVTDLPAASTALKASGKSGFSLKPSRWWGFLLAVAVGVAAMGLGKLWPLIGGPVFAIVLGMVLRNSMGVAPVFQPGLRFSSKVLLQWSIIGLGFGLSLPQVMRTGMDSLAVTLVTLTVAFVTALLLGRALGIPSKLRTLIGVGTAICGGSAIAAVTPILKPEEHETALAISTIFIFNIVAVLIFPLAGHMMNMSDAGFGVWAGTAINDTSSVVAAGYSYSRQAGDHATIVKLTRATLIIPICLILAGLEMWRSRQAGRDFDLMRVFPWFIVWFMVASAMRSLGWVPVEWLEPLRFLAEFLMVLALAAIGLCSDLRVMARAGARPALLGLGVWVAVAVSSLLVQRWLGVW, via the coding sequence ATGAGCAGTGTGACCGACTTACCAGCCGCAAGCACCGCCCTGAAGGCGTCGGGCAAATCGGGTTTTTCTTTGAAGCCGTCGCGTTGGTGGGGGTTTTTATTGGCGGTGGCCGTGGGTGTTGCCGCCATGGGCCTGGGAAAATTGTGGCCGTTGATTGGTGGCCCTGTTTTTGCGATTGTCCTGGGGATGGTACTGCGTAACAGCATGGGTGTGGCTCCAGTGTTTCAGCCTGGTTTGCGCTTTTCGTCCAAAGTGCTGTTGCAGTGGTCGATTATTGGTCTGGGTTTTGGTTTGAGCCTGCCGCAAGTGATGCGCACCGGCATGGATTCACTGGCTGTAACCCTGGTGACGCTGACGGTGGCGTTCGTGACGGCATTGCTGCTGGGCCGGGCCTTGGGCATTCCTTCCAAGCTGCGCACCCTGATCGGGGTAGGGACGGCGATTTGCGGTGGCTCGGCGATTGCGGCGGTCACGCCGATTCTCAAGCCCGAAGAGCATGAAACTGCACTGGCAATTTCCACCATTTTTATCTTCAATATTGTGGCGGTGCTGATTTTTCCCCTGGCCGGTCACATGATGAACATGTCGGACGCCGGTTTTGGGGTATGGGCGGGAACCGCCATCAACGATACGTCCTCGGTGGTGGCGGCCGGGTATAGCTACAGCCGTCAGGCTGGTGACCACGCCACTATCGTGAAATTGACGCGTGCCACCTTGATTATTCCTATCTGCCTGATTCTGGCTGGCCTGGAAATGTGGCGTTCGCGTCAGGCGGGTCGGGATTTTGACCTGATGCGGGTGTTTCCTTGGTTCATTGTCTGGTTCATGGTGGCCTCGGCCATGCGTTCGCTGGGTTGGGTGCCGGTGGAGTGGTTGGAGCCGCTGCGGTTTCTGGCCGAGTTCCTGATGGTGCTGGCCCTGGCTGCGATTGGTTTGTGCTCGGACTTAAGGGTAATGGCTCGAGCTGGTGCGCGGCCTGCCTTGCTGGGGCTGGGAGTCTGGGTTGCGGTTGCTGTCAGCAGTTTGCTGGTACAACGCTGGCTAGGCGTTTGGTAA
- a CDS encoding SirB2 family protein translates to MTYMAIKHLHMTAAGLSILFFIIRAFWSVSGSSCLQNRFVRIAPHVIDTVLLVCGLALAGMLGAAANQPWLITKIVLLVVYIVVGSYAIKRGKTPFSRGVAALVAIAIFAYIMGVALNRSPASWFV, encoded by the coding sequence ATGACTTACATGGCCATCAAACACTTGCACATGACAGCCGCCGGGCTGAGCATCTTGTTTTTTATTATTCGAGCCTTCTGGTCGGTAAGCGGCTCATCCTGTCTGCAAAATCGCTTTGTGCGCATTGCCCCGCATGTGATCGATACAGTCTTGCTGGTCTGTGGTCTGGCACTGGCCGGCATGCTCGGCGCAGCGGCCAACCAACCCTGGCTCATCACCAAAATTGTGCTGCTGGTGGTTTATATCGTGGTAGGCAGCTATGCCATCAAACGCGGTAAAACCCCCTTTAGCCGAGGCGTAGCCGCGCTGGTCGCGATTGCCATCTTTGCCTATATCATGGGTGTGGCACTGAACCGCAGCCCAGCCTCCTGGTTCGTGTAA
- a CDS encoding MBL fold metallo-hydrolase — translation MFQAQVASFFHTDTSTFTYVVYASGQRECAIIDSVLDYDAASGRSSTVSAQKVVDFVRQHQLDVQWILETHAHADHLSAAVWLQEQVGGKIAIGEHIKHVQSTFSRIFNIEAEIQANGTPFDALFKDQEHFQIGAIQVQALHVPGHTPADMAYHVQGLGVFVGDTLFLPDVGTARCDFPGGSASQLYESIQRLLALPADTVLFMCHDYPPEGREPQFQCTVQEQKDSNIHVHDGISQEQFCQRRTARDQTLSMPRLILPSIQVNIRAGHFPEPESNGQVYLKMPVNQL, via the coding sequence ATGTTCCAAGCCCAGGTCGCCAGCTTCTTTCACACTGACACCTCCACGTTCACCTACGTGGTCTATGCCTCAGGCCAACGCGAATGCGCCATCATCGACTCGGTGCTGGACTATGACGCCGCCTCTGGCCGCAGCAGCACTGTCTCGGCTCAAAAGGTCGTGGACTTTGTGCGCCAGCATCAACTGGACGTGCAATGGATTCTGGAAACTCACGCCCATGCCGACCATCTGTCCGCTGCGGTCTGGTTGCAAGAACAAGTGGGCGGCAAAATCGCCATTGGTGAACACATCAAGCACGTGCAATCCACGTTCAGCCGCATCTTTAATATAGAGGCCGAAATTCAGGCCAACGGCACGCCTTTTGATGCGCTGTTCAAGGATCAGGAGCATTTCCAGATCGGTGCCATTCAGGTGCAAGCCCTGCACGTGCCCGGCCACACGCCGGCCGATATGGCCTATCACGTGCAAGGGCTGGGCGTTTTTGTAGGCGACACCTTGTTCTTGCCCGATGTCGGCACAGCCCGTTGCGACTTTCCGGGTGGCAGCGCCAGCCAACTGTATGAATCCATCCAGCGCCTGCTGGCCTTGCCCGCAGACACCGTCTTGTTCATGTGCCACGACTATCCGCCTGAAGGACGAGAACCTCAGTTCCAGTGCACCGTTCAAGAACAAAAAGACAGCAACATCCATGTACACGACGGCATCAGCCAGGAACAATTTTGCCAGCGCCGCACAGCACGCGATCAAACCCTGAGCATGCCGCGCCTGATTCTGCCTTCCATCCAGGTCAATATCCGGGCAGGCCACTTTCCCGAACCAGAAAGCAATGGTCAGGTCTATCTGAAAATGCCCGTCAATCAACTCTGA
- a CDS encoding metalloregulator ArsR/SmtB family transcription factor produces the protein MDQTETEALRQVAGRASSLLGSLANPDRLMILCTLVQGECNVGELAQRSGIAQPTLSQQLTVLRREELIASRKEGKYVYYRLENPAVLAVMQTLYGIFCAPGGTDDHN, from the coding sequence ATGGATCAAACAGAAACGGAAGCACTACGACAAGTAGCAGGCCGAGCCAGCAGCTTGCTGGGCAGCCTAGCCAACCCCGACCGCCTGATGATTCTCTGCACTTTGGTGCAGGGTGAATGCAATGTGGGAGAGTTGGCGCAGCGCAGCGGCATTGCTCAGCCTACTTTATCGCAGCAATTAACGGTTTTGCGGCGTGAAGAGCTGATTGCCAGCCGCAAAGAAGGCAAATACGTCTATTACCGCCTGGAAAACCCGGCGGTGCTGGCCGTTATGCAGACTTTATATGGAATCTTTTGCGCCCCAGGAGGCACTGATGATCACAATTGA
- a CDS encoding YeeE/YedE family protein translates to MITIDWASFTPWSALLGGALVGLAASILVLFNGRVFGISGLLSGTWSGESGDKGWRWMALLGLAAAPWLYRMVGESVPAVQPQPWMWVVVAGLLVGFGTRLGSGCTSGHGVCGLSRLSPRSLVATLAFMASGFLTVFVLRHLF, encoded by the coding sequence ATGATCACAATTGACTGGGCTTCGTTTACACCGTGGAGCGCCTTGTTGGGAGGCGCTTTGGTGGGTTTGGCAGCATCTATTCTGGTGCTGTTCAATGGCCGGGTGTTTGGTATATCCGGCTTGCTGTCGGGCACCTGGAGCGGGGAGTCGGGGGACAAGGGCTGGCGCTGGATGGCTTTGTTGGGTTTGGCGGCGGCACCCTGGCTGTATCGCATGGTCGGGGAAAGCGTACCAGCCGTACAGCCGCAGCCCTGGATGTGGGTGGTCGTGGCCGGTTTGCTGGTGGGTTTTGGTACCCGTCTGGGTTCAGGTTGCACCAGCGGGCATGGTGTGTGCGGTTTGTCGCGCCTGTCGCCTCGTTCTTTGGTGGCGACGCTCGCTTTCATGGCCAGCGGTTTTTTGACCGTGTTTGTGCTGCGCCATTTGTTCTAA
- a CDS encoding DUF6691 family protein produces MQYFIALISGLIFGLGLLISGLANPGKVLAFLDLAGAWDPSLALVMVAAIAVAIVPFTLARRRPCAFVTGQPMNLPKQRQIDRPLILGALIFGAGWGVAGFCPGPAIVLAASGAPLAVLFLVAMLVGMWAAGRVRG; encoded by the coding sequence ATGCAGTATTTCATCGCTTTAATTTCCGGCCTGATTTTTGGCTTGGGCTTGTTGATTTCCGGCTTGGCCAATCCTGGCAAGGTGCTGGCGTTTCTGGATCTGGCCGGGGCCTGGGACCCGTCCTTGGCTTTGGTAATGGTGGCGGCCATTGCGGTGGCGATTGTGCCCTTCACCCTGGCGCGTCGTCGCCCTTGTGCTTTTGTGACTGGCCAGCCCATGAATCTGCCTAAGCAACGTCAAATAGACCGTCCTTTGATATTGGGGGCTTTGATTTTTGGTGCAGGCTGGGGCGTGGCCGGCTTTTGCCCTGGGCCGGCCATTGTGCTGGCCGCCTCGGGCGCACCTTTGGCCGTGCTGTTTCTGGTCGCGATGCTGGTCGGAATGTGGGCGGCAGGGCGGGTGCGTGGCTAA